In one window of Mobula hypostoma chromosome 8 unlocalized genomic scaffold, sMobHyp1.1 SUPER_8_unloc_1, whole genome shotgun sequence DNA:
- the psenen gene encoding gamma-secretase subunit PEN-2, which produces MNLERVSNEDKLNLCRKYYLGGFALLPFLWLVNVVWFFQEAFMKPEFNEQVLIKKYVKFSALGLLLWVAVLTTWITIYQTFRPQWGAIGDYISFTVPLGIP; this is translated from the exons ATGAATCTGGAACGAGTCAGTAACGAGGACAAACTTAATCTGTGTCGCAAATACTACCTGG GAGGATTTGCCCTGCTGCCGTTCCTCTGGCTGGTGAATGTGGTCTGGTTTTTTCAGGAGGCTTTTATGAAACCAGAGTTCAACGAGCAGGTGCTGATAAAGAAAT ACGTGAAGTTCTCTGCACTAGGGCTGTTGCTGTGGGTCGCTGTCCTCACCACCTGGATCACCATCTACCAGACCTTCCGGCCCCAGTGGGGAGCTATTGGCGACTACATCTCCTTCACCGTCCCCCTGGGCATCCCCTGA